One part of the Alistipes onderdonkii genome encodes these proteins:
- a CDS encoding DNA-directed RNA polymerase subunit omega yields MEIKKNIPNNTITRKLVDLDKETGNIYETVNIIARRANQISTELKTELSRKLADFSSPTDTMEETFENREQIEISRYYERLPKPAIIATEEFLDGELFYKENKEVKES; encoded by the coding sequence ATGGAAATCAAGAAGAACATCCCCAACAACACCATCACGCGCAAGCTGGTGGATCTGGACAAGGAAACGGGCAACATCTACGAAACGGTGAACATCATCGCCCGCCGTGCCAACCAGATCTCGACCGAACTGAAGACCGAGCTCAGCCGCAAGCTCGCCGACTTCTCTTCGCCGACGGACACCATGGAGGAGACCTTCGAGAACCGCGAGCAGATCGAAATCTCGCGCTACTACGAACGCCTGCCCAAGCCCGCGATCATCGCTACCGAGGAGTTCCTCGACGGCGAACTCTTCTACAAGGAGAACAAAGAGGTCAAGGAGTCCTAA
- the coaBC gene encoding bifunctional phosphopantothenoylcysteine decarboxylase/phosphopantothenate--cysteine ligase CoaBC, whose product MDLQGGGIQGPGAGAACPAEGVAGRHILLGITGSIAAYKAAVLCRLLRTAGAEVRVVMTPLAKQFITPLTMATLSRNPILVEFFDPENGAWNSHVSLGEWADCYLIAPATANTLAKMACGIADNLLLTTYLSARCPVVVAPAMDLDMYAHPTTQENLRRLAGHGVRIVEPAEGELASGLTGKGRMAEPAEIAAYVGKLLSAGTPEKKKRLSGKRFVVTAGATIEAIDPVRFISNHSSGKMGYAIAGALAARGAQVTLVTGRTSLPTPPGVERVDVLSAAQMYDATTRAFEGADGAVMCAAVADYTPDTVSQTKLKKGEGEMHITLRRTRDIAAELGASKGGRLLVGFALETHDEQANAEAKLARKNFDFIVLNSLRDAGAGFRGDTNKVTFIDRNGREPLPLMPKSEVAGRIVDKIESLLK is encoded by the coding sequence ATGGATTTGCAGGGAGGTGGCATACAAGGCCCCGGCGCAGGCGCTGCCTGCCCGGCCGAAGGAGTGGCCGGACGGCACATACTGCTGGGCATCACGGGAAGCATAGCGGCCTACAAGGCGGCTGTGCTCTGTCGTTTATTGAGGACGGCGGGCGCCGAGGTGCGTGTCGTGATGACCCCGCTGGCCAAGCAGTTCATCACCCCGCTGACGATGGCCACGCTTTCCAGGAACCCGATCCTCGTGGAGTTCTTCGACCCCGAGAACGGGGCCTGGAATTCCCATGTCTCGCTCGGCGAATGGGCCGACTGCTACCTGATCGCCCCCGCCACGGCCAACACACTGGCCAAAATGGCATGCGGCATCGCCGACAACCTGCTGCTGACGACCTACCTCTCGGCCCGCTGCCCGGTGGTCGTCGCCCCCGCCATGGATTTGGACATGTACGCCCACCCCACGACCCAGGAGAACCTGCGCCGGCTGGCCGGGCACGGCGTGCGGATCGTCGAACCCGCCGAAGGGGAGCTGGCCAGCGGGCTCACGGGCAAGGGACGCATGGCCGAACCCGCGGAAATCGCCGCCTATGTGGGCAAACTCCTCTCCGCGGGAACCCCCGAAAAAAAAAAGCGCCTGTCCGGTAAACGCTTTGTCGTAACGGCAGGCGCCACGATCGAAGCCATCGACCCCGTGCGGTTCATCTCGAACCACTCGTCGGGAAAGATGGGCTACGCCATCGCCGGAGCGCTGGCCGCACGCGGTGCGCAGGTAACCCTCGTCACGGGGCGTACGTCGCTGCCGACGCCCCCGGGCGTGGAACGCGTGGACGTGCTCTCGGCCGCCCAGATGTACGATGCCACGACCCGAGCCTTCGAGGGCGCCGACGGCGCTGTCATGTGCGCCGCCGTAGCAGACTATACGCCCGACACGGTTTCGCAGACCAAACTCAAGAAGGGCGAGGGCGAAATGCACATCACCCTGCGCCGTACGCGCGACATCGCCGCAGAGCTGGGAGCCTCCAAAGGCGGCCGCCTGCTGGTCGGCTTCGCCCTCGAAACGCACGACGAACAGGCCAACGCCGAGGCGAAGCTCGCGCGAAAGAACTTCGATTTCATCGTCCTCAACTCGCTGCGCGACGCCGGCGCGGGATTTCGCGGCGACACCAACAAGGTGACCTTCATCGACCGCAACGGCCGCGAGCCGCTGCCCCTGATGCCGAAGAGCGAAGTAGCCGGACGTATCGTCGACAAAATCGAATCACTGTTAAAATAA
- a CDS encoding FecR family protein, with product MRKNHIKEIIETFLGNEMPQEVQQAFGDWLRDPEARTEKEQTLETYWERLEAAERPGRDRKLARLHEAIRREESFRRRSLWRKVAAAAAVVLLAVGVNYFAAQGYLRSRVQTNIVTSAHDKGEYVLPDGTRIWLNAGSVLRYYGDLSGRKRVVELTGEAFFKVRRDEKRPFILKADDMNIEVLGTEFDFINYAEFSTTEVILCSGSVRAFGGRLPRPVILKPGERLAYSKKDGRISLSQVTALNYSQWMNGELSFDNAPLSDIIANLQCWYAVEIDCPEEWARQVRMSFAVIRNESIDEILKAMSLVVDINYARENRHVTIIPRESRNHK from the coding sequence ATGCGCAAAAACCATATAAAAGAGATCATCGAAACATTCCTCGGGAATGAGATGCCGCAGGAAGTGCAGCAGGCGTTCGGCGACTGGCTGCGCGACCCGGAAGCACGCACCGAGAAGGAACAAACGCTCGAAACCTACTGGGAAAGGCTCGAGGCCGCCGAGCGGCCCGGCCGCGACCGGAAGCTGGCCCGCCTGCACGAAGCCATCCGGCGCGAAGAGAGCTTCCGCCGCCGGAGCCTCTGGCGAAAGGTCGCGGCGGCAGCGGCGGTCGTACTGCTGGCCGTGGGCGTCAATTACTTCGCCGCACAGGGCTACCTGCGCAGCAGGGTACAGACCAACATCGTCACCTCGGCCCACGACAAAGGCGAGTACGTATTACCCGACGGCACCCGCATCTGGCTCAACGCCGGCAGCGTGCTGCGCTATTACGGTGATCTTTCGGGCCGCAAGCGCGTGGTCGAGCTCACCGGCGAAGCATTCTTCAAAGTCCGCCGCGACGAAAAACGCCCGTTCATCCTCAAAGCCGACGACATGAATATCGAGGTTCTCGGCACGGAATTCGATTTCATCAACTACGCCGAGTTCAGCACCACGGAAGTAATCCTCTGCAGCGGAAGCGTCCGCGCCTTCGGGGGCCGGCTGCCGCGGCCGGTGATCCTCAAGCCGGGCGAACGGCTGGCCTATTCGAAAAAAGACGGTCGCATCTCGCTGTCGCAGGTCACGGCGCTGAACTATTCGCAGTGGATGAACGGTGAGCTGTCGTTCGACAACGCCCCGCTCAGCGACATCATCGCCAATCTCCAGTGCTGGTACGCCGTCGAGATCGACTGTCCGGAAGAGTGGGCGCGCCAGGTCAGGATGTCGTTCGCAGTAATTCGCAACGAGAGCATCGACGAGATACTCAAAGCCATGTCGTTGGTCGTGGACATCAACTATGCGCGCGAGAACCGCCATGTGACGATTATTCCCAGAGAAAGTAGAAATCACAAGTAA
- a CDS encoding outer membrane protein assembly factor BamD: MKQTFLYAVCGVILVTAFSGCAGINSLLKSGQPELIYSKALEYYQKEKWSRASTLFEGVQHYYIGTPREDSVSFFNARCKFKNRDYDTASALFDDFRRKFGRSAFIEDAEGMYALCFYYLSPGPSRDQTMTGQALIAINEFMSRYPHSDRVEDFKQINGELTQRLHDKSYLNAYTYYKIGRYKSAIVSLKNALKQFPDSNHREEIMYMIVDASYRFANNSVANKQTDRYLSMLDSYLSFKEEFPESKYTKEVDRMAKHARDYLDRNKKDEDKDNNI, translated from the coding sequence ATGAAGCAGACTTTTTTATACGCCGTGTGCGGGGTGATTCTGGTCACCGCATTTAGCGGATGCGCAGGCATCAACTCCCTGCTCAAAAGCGGACAACCCGAACTGATTTACAGCAAGGCGCTGGAGTACTACCAGAAAGAGAAGTGGTCGCGTGCCTCGACGCTCTTCGAGGGCGTCCAGCACTACTACATCGGCACGCCGCGCGAAGACAGCGTCTCGTTCTTCAACGCCCGCTGCAAGTTCAAGAACCGCGACTATGACACCGCCTCGGCCCTGTTCGACGATTTCCGCCGCAAGTTCGGCCGCAGCGCCTTCATCGAAGACGCCGAAGGCATGTACGCACTCTGCTTCTACTACCTCTCGCCCGGCCCCTCGCGCGACCAGACGATGACCGGACAGGCACTGATCGCCATCAACGAGTTCATGTCGCGCTACCCCCACAGCGACCGCGTCGAGGATTTCAAGCAGATCAACGGCGAACTGACGCAGCGGCTGCACGACAAGTCCTACCTGAACGCCTACACCTACTATAAGATAGGCCGCTACAAATCGGCCATCGTATCGCTGAAGAATGCGCTCAAACAATTCCCGGACAGCAACCACCGCGAGGAGATCATGTACATGATCGTGGACGCCAGCTACCGCTTCGCCAACAACTCGGTCGCAAACAAGCAGACCGACCGCTATCTCTCGATGCTCGACTCCTACCTCTCGTTCAAGGAGGAGTTCCCCGAATCGAAATACACCAAGGAGGTCGACCGCATGGCCAAGCACGCACGGGACTACCTCGACCGCAACAAGAAGGACGAAGACAAAGACAACAACATATAA
- a CDS encoding Arm DNA-binding domain-containing protein, producing MERKTFNKVEIHSRLGIARTSPARPSARRTFSVVFLRRKTKIDKKGKAPIYARVTTSGHAVEIFTQCHTEPDHWDQRAERSLCRHFSQQDSRK from the coding sequence ATGGAAAGAAAGACTTTCAACAAAGTTGAAATTCATTCTCGCCTCGGCATAGCTCGAACAAGTCCGGCTCGGCCCTCGGCTCGGCGAACTTTCAGCGTGGTGTTCTTACGCAGGAAGACCAAAATCGACAAGAAAGGCAAAGCGCCTATCTATGCCCGTGTAACCACCAGCGGACATGCGGTCGAAATCTTCACGCAATGCCATACTGAGCCGGATCATTGGGATCAACGGGCCGAACGATCATTGTGCAGGCATTTCTCGCAGCAGGATTCCAGAAAGTAA
- the groL gene encoding chaperonin GroEL (60 kDa chaperone family; promotes refolding of misfolded polypeptides especially under stressful conditions; forms two stacked rings of heptamers to form a barrel-shaped 14mer; ends can be capped by GroES; misfolded proteins enter the barrel where they are refolded when GroES binds) codes for MAKDIKYNVEARELLKEGVDALSNAVKVTLGPKGRNVIIDKKFGAPQITKDGVTVAKEVELEDAFANMGAQMVREVASKTNDDAGDGTTTATVLAQSIIGVGLKNVTAGANPMDLKRGIDKAVAKVVESLRKQSQEVGSDFDKIEQVATISANNDETIGKLIAEAMAKVNNEGVITVEEAKGTETHVEVVEGMQFDRGYISAYFMTDPEKMEAQLEKPYILITDKKISTMKELMGVLEPVAQSGRSLLIIAEDVDGEALSALVVNKLRGTLKIAACKAPGFGDRRKEMLEDIAILTGATVISTDKGMKMEDTDLSMLGTADKVTLNKENTTIVDGAGKKEEIAARVAQIRSSIDKATSDYDKEKLQERLAKLAGGVAVLYVGAATEVEMKEKKDRVDDALAATRAAVEEGIVPGGGVAYIRATAALEGMKGANEDQTTGIQIVKRAIEEPLRQIVENAGGEGSVVVNKVKEGKDAFGYNARDDKYEDLLKAGIIDPTKVSRVALENAASIASMFLTTECVLAEKKSDAPAMPAMPAGGMGGMM; via the coding sequence ATGGCAAAAGATATCAAATATAATGTTGAGGCGCGCGAACTGCTCAAGGAGGGTGTCGATGCGCTGTCGAACGCAGTGAAGGTGACGCTGGGCCCCAAAGGCCGCAACGTGATCATCGACAAGAAATTCGGTGCGCCGCAGATCACCAAGGACGGTGTGACGGTGGCCAAGGAGGTGGAGCTCGAAGACGCTTTCGCCAACATGGGCGCCCAGATGGTACGCGAGGTCGCCTCGAAGACCAACGACGATGCCGGCGACGGTACGACGACTGCCACGGTGCTCGCACAGTCGATCATCGGCGTAGGCCTGAAGAACGTGACGGCCGGTGCCAACCCGATGGATCTGAAGCGCGGCATCGACAAGGCCGTGGCCAAGGTGGTCGAGTCCCTGCGCAAGCAGAGCCAGGAGGTGGGTTCGGATTTCGATAAGATCGAGCAGGTGGCCACCATCTCGGCCAACAACGACGAGACGATCGGTAAGCTGATCGCCGAGGCGATGGCGAAGGTCAACAACGAAGGTGTGATCACCGTCGAGGAGGCCAAGGGCACCGAGACCCATGTGGAGGTCGTAGAGGGTATGCAGTTCGACCGCGGTTATATCTCGGCTTACTTCATGACCGATCCCGAGAAGATGGAGGCACAGCTCGAGAAGCCCTACATCCTGATTACCGACAAGAAGATTTCGACGATGAAGGAGCTGATGGGCGTGCTCGAGCCGGTGGCGCAGAGCGGCCGTTCGCTGCTGATCATCGCCGAGGACGTGGACGGCGAGGCGCTGTCGGCGCTCGTTGTCAACAAGCTGCGCGGTACGCTGAAGATCGCCGCCTGCAAGGCTCCGGGCTTCGGTGACCGCCGCAAGGAGATGCTCGAGGATATCGCCATCCTGACGGGTGCTACGGTGATCTCGACCGACAAGGGTATGAAGATGGAGGATACCGACCTTTCGATGCTCGGTACGGCGGACAAGGTGACGCTCAACAAGGAGAACACTACGATCGTCGACGGTGCCGGCAAGAAGGAGGAGATCGCAGCCCGTGTTGCTCAGATCCGCTCCTCGATCGACAAGGCTACGTCGGATTACGACAAGGAGAAGCTTCAGGAGCGTCTGGCCAAATTGGCCGGCGGTGTGGCCGTACTCTATGTGGGTGCCGCTACCGAAGTCGAGATGAAGGAGAAGAAAGACCGCGTGGACGACGCACTGGCTGCGACCCGTGCCGCTGTCGAAGAGGGTATCGTCCCGGGCGGCGGTGTGGCTTACATCCGCGCTACGGCGGCTCTCGAAGGGATGAAGGGTGCCAACGAAGACCAGACGACCGGTATCCAGATCGTGAAACGTGCGATCGAGGAGCCGCTGCGCCAGATCGTCGAGAACGCCGGCGGCGAAGGTTCGGTCGTTGTCAACAAGGTGAAGGAGGGCAAGGATGCCTTCGGTTACAACGCCCGCGACGACAAGTACGAAGACCTGCTGAAGGCCGGTATCATCGACCCGACGAAGGTGTCGCGCGTTGCGCTGGAGAATGCCGCTTCGATCGCTTCGATGTTCCTGACCACCGAATGCGTGCTGGCGGAGAAGAAATCCGATGCTCCCGCCATGCCTGCGATGCCCGCAGGCGGTATGGGCGGCATGATGTAG
- the groES gene encoding co-chaperone GroES — protein MNVKPLSDRVLVLPNPAEEKTAGGLIIPDTAKEKPLAGKVVAVGPGTSEVKMEVKVGDQVLYGKYAGQEIQVDGVDYLIMKQNDILAII, from the coding sequence ATGAATGTAAAACCATTATCGGATCGTGTACTCGTCCTCCCGAACCCTGCGGAGGAGAAAACGGCCGGCGGGCTGATCATCCCCGACACGGCGAAGGAGAAACCGCTGGCAGGTAAAGTAGTTGCTGTGGGCCCCGGTACTTCGGAGGTCAAGATGGAAGTCAAGGTCGGTGATCAGGTACTTTACGGCAAGTATGCCGGGCAGGAGATTCAGGTCGACGGCGTGGATTACCTGATCATGAAGCAGAACGATATTTTGGCGATTATCTGA
- a CDS encoding RNA polymerase sigma-70 factor encodes MDEERRYLEALARDDRSAFDALYLKYAAKTEEFLYRMLKDHSEAEDITQDIFLKIWRNRTSIGAVDAFGPYLFRMARNAVYDRFDNRSVRENYARRASLLPEYELPDSAIDSRDLLLLIRMVVEKMPEQRRRIFRMSREEGLSNDQIAEQLSISRRTVENQISRALAELRKLVKLILFFF; translated from the coding sequence ATGGATGAAGAAAGACGATACCTCGAGGCACTGGCTCGAGACGACCGTTCCGCTTTCGATGCGCTTTACCTGAAATATGCTGCGAAGACGGAAGAATTCTTGTATCGTATGCTCAAGGATCACTCCGAAGCAGAGGACATCACGCAGGATATTTTCCTCAAAATATGGCGCAACCGCACTTCGATCGGCGCCGTGGACGCATTTGGCCCCTACCTCTTCCGCATGGCTCGCAACGCCGTCTACGACCGCTTCGACAACCGTTCGGTGCGCGAGAATTACGCCCGCAGGGCCAGCCTGCTGCCCGAATACGAGCTTCCCGACAGCGCCATCGACAGCCGCGACCTGCTGCTGCTGATCCGCATGGTTGTCGAAAAAATGCCCGAACAACGGCGCCGGATCTTCCGCATGAGCCGCGAAGAGGGGCTTTCGAACGACCAGATCGCCGAACAGCTCTCCATCAGCCGCCGCACGGTCGAGAACCAGATTTCCCGCGCCCTGGCCGAGCTGCGGAAGCTTGTGAAGCTGATTCTTTTCTTTTTCTGA
- the cls gene encoding cardiolipin synthase — MARSMRLARDMYIVLLLHLAWALMAVPVVTRQQRVPASAAAWLALILLLPVAGTLLYILAGYRRNGPAADCPACRGDRLEQIIAHGCGTRPTRYNRVGLLHNGNNAFTALIASLQRATRSIHMEYYIIRDDRIGRTIAEILIRKARAGLEVRVIYDAVGSWRLSRKTLRRMHDAGVETAAFEPIRFPWFTTRVTHRNHRKIVVTDGKVAYLGGINIAKYYLDGDYMGKWRDEHLRVEGDAVADLQRLFIADWARVRGEYLDSRRYIAPHGIRQRLPIQLAWAEEGPSRLTIADAFVSAIVRAHRTIRISSPYFLPPALLLDALRLAARGGVRVQVMIPSCSDSPFTDLISDSYIGDLLDAGVELYRYDNGFLHAKLLIVDEDTASVGTANMDYRSLLDNLEVTAFIRDRSVVRALSATYDDDLASCRRIARETWRPAAWRRTLGDALRLVSPLM, encoded by the coding sequence ATGGCACGGAGTATGCGCCTCGCGCGGGATATGTATATCGTACTCCTGCTCCACTTAGCCTGGGCGCTCATGGCCGTCCCCGTCGTCACGCGCCAGCAACGCGTCCCCGCCTCGGCGGCAGCCTGGCTGGCGCTGATCCTGCTGCTGCCCGTCGCCGGCACGCTGCTCTACATACTGGCCGGCTACCGCCGCAACGGCCCCGCGGCGGATTGCCCCGCCTGCCGCGGCGACCGCCTCGAACAGATCATCGCCCACGGATGCGGCACACGCCCCACCCGGTACAACCGCGTCGGGCTGCTCCACAACGGCAACAACGCCTTCACGGCACTGATCGCCTCGCTGCAACGGGCCACGCGCTCGATCCACATGGAGTACTACATCATCCGCGACGACCGCATCGGGCGCACCATCGCTGAAATACTGATCCGCAAAGCCCGCGCGGGGCTCGAGGTGCGGGTGATCTACGATGCCGTCGGCTCGTGGCGCCTGAGCCGCAAGACACTGCGCCGCATGCACGACGCGGGGGTAGAGACGGCAGCTTTCGAACCGATCCGCTTCCCGTGGTTCACCACGCGCGTCACGCACCGCAACCACCGCAAGATAGTCGTCACCGACGGCAAGGTCGCCTACCTGGGCGGCATAAACATCGCCAAATACTACCTCGACGGGGATTACATGGGCAAATGGCGCGACGAACACCTGCGCGTGGAGGGCGACGCCGTGGCCGACCTGCAACGGCTCTTCATCGCCGACTGGGCGCGTGTACGCGGCGAATACCTCGACAGCCGCCGCTACATCGCCCCGCACGGCATCAGGCAGCGACTGCCGATCCAGCTGGCCTGGGCCGAGGAGGGGCCCTCGCGGCTGACCATCGCCGACGCCTTTGTCTCGGCCATCGTCCGGGCGCACCGCACCATACGCATCTCCTCGCCCTATTTCCTGCCCCCGGCCCTGTTGCTCGACGCGCTCCGGCTGGCGGCACGCGGCGGGGTGCGGGTACAGGTGATGATCCCCTCGTGCAGCGACTCGCCGTTCACCGACCTGATTTCCGACTCCTACATCGGCGACCTGCTCGACGCCGGGGTCGAACTCTACCGCTACGACAACGGCTTCCTGCACGCCAAGCTGCTGATCGTCGACGAGGACACCGCCTCGGTCGGCACGGCGAACATGGATTACCGCAGCCTGCTGGACAACCTCGAAGTCACGGCTTTCATCCGCGACCGGAGCGTCGTGCGGGCGCTCTCGGCCACCTACGACGACGACCTTGCCTCGTGCCGCCGGATCGCGCGGGAAACATGGCGGCCTGCGGCATGGCGGCGCACATTGGGCGACGCGCTGCGGCTGGTCTCGCCCCTGATGTAG
- a CDS encoding MIP family channel protein codes for MKKYFAEMLGTMVLVLMGCGSAVFLGCDAPAEILAVAFAFGLSVVAMAYCIGGISGCHINPAITLGVWLSKRMSGKDAAGYMLGQFAGALIGSAILYLLTSTGGYGATTATGANAFGQGEMAQALVAEVVFTFIFVLVVLGSTDSEKGAGNLAGLAIGLTLVLVHIVCIPITGTSVNPARSFGPALFAGGTALCQLWLFIVAPFIGAALSAGVWKMLGCKCADKK; via the coding sequence ATGAAGAAATATTTTGCAGAAATGCTGGGGACAATGGTTCTCGTACTGATGGGCTGCGGAAGCGCCGTATTCCTGGGCTGCGACGCACCGGCCGAGATACTGGCCGTAGCTTTCGCATTCGGCCTGTCGGTCGTGGCAATGGCCTACTGCATCGGCGGCATCTCGGGCTGCCACATCAACCCTGCCATCACACTCGGCGTATGGCTCTCGAAGCGCATGAGCGGCAAAGACGCAGCCGGCTACATGCTCGGTCAATTCGCCGGGGCGCTGATCGGCTCGGCCATCCTCTACCTGCTCACCTCGACGGGCGGCTACGGCGCAACCACAGCCACGGGGGCAAACGCCTTCGGCCAGGGCGAAATGGCACAGGCCCTTGTCGCCGAAGTGGTCTTCACGTTCATCTTCGTGTTGGTCGTGCTCGGCTCCACGGACAGCGAAAAGGGCGCAGGAAACCTGGCCGGACTGGCCATAGGCCTCACGCTGGTGTTGGTGCACATCGTCTGCATCCCCATCACGGGCACCTCGGTGAACCCCGCCCGCAGTTTCGGCCCTGCGCTCTTCGCAGGGGGCACGGCGCTCTGCCAGCTATGGCTCTTCATCGTCGCGCCCTTCATCGGGGCAGCCCTCTCGGCCGGCGTATGGAAGATGCTGGGCTGCAAATGCGCGGACAAAAAATAG
- the recN gene encoding DNA repair protein RecN, with protein MLRRLSVENYVLIDKLEMELDPHLNIITGETGAGKSILLGALGLLLGAKNDGSAMKDAARNCVVEGTFDLSGRDMEAFFAGNDLDYAPETTVTRMITPAGKSRAFINDLPVQLAQLREFGTRLIDIHSQHQNLILSSEEFRTSALDTVAGNGELLAQYAAQYTRLTELRRRLAALREAAAGGRRDEEWLRFQSEELTAANLREGEQAAIEEELAVLENADRIGEVLTTLRNALDADETGMLTLLKNSENDLTRIREHFPAAGEYAARLHSVLEELKDIDNAAAADSERLDADPERLAKLAARLDALYALQQKHRVASETELIAARDRYAAQLAAIVHGDEEIAAAEKELDAAAQKAGALADRLHKARAKAAPAFEKQILETLAQLGMPETVFKVTLTPLPDLGRTGRDGVAFLFSANRNATPQSVERIASGGELSRVMLALKSLLARRMQLPTVIFDEIDTGVSGRIADAMGEIIESLSATLQVVDITHLPQVASKGAAHFVVYKRDGRTGIARLTDEERITEIAKMLSGSRITDAAIAQARILLGK; from the coding sequence ATGTTACGCCGTCTGTCGGTTGAGAACTACGTGCTTATCGACAAGCTCGAAATGGAGCTGGATCCCCACCTGAATATCATCACGGGTGAAACGGGAGCCGGGAAATCCATCCTGCTCGGTGCCCTCGGCCTGCTGCTGGGCGCCAAGAACGACGGCTCGGCCATGAAGGACGCCGCACGCAACTGCGTGGTCGAAGGCACCTTCGACCTCTCGGGGCGCGACATGGAGGCTTTCTTCGCCGGGAACGACCTCGACTATGCGCCGGAGACTACCGTAACGCGCATGATAACCCCGGCCGGCAAGAGCCGCGCCTTCATCAACGACCTCCCGGTGCAACTGGCGCAGCTGCGCGAATTCGGCACCCGCCTGATCGACATCCACTCGCAGCATCAGAACCTGATCCTCTCCTCGGAAGAGTTCCGCACCTCGGCGCTCGACACCGTGGCCGGGAACGGGGAACTGCTCGCACAATATGCCGCGCAGTATACGCGGCTTACGGAACTGCGGCGCCGGCTCGCCGCCCTGCGCGAAGCCGCCGCCGGCGGACGCCGCGACGAGGAGTGGCTCCGCTTCCAGAGCGAAGAGCTCACGGCTGCCAACCTCCGCGAAGGGGAACAGGCCGCCATCGAGGAAGAACTGGCCGTACTGGAGAACGCCGACCGCATCGGCGAGGTGCTCACTACGCTCCGCAACGCCCTCGATGCCGACGAAACCGGAATGCTCACGCTCCTGAAAAATTCCGAGAACGACCTGACGCGCATCCGCGAACATTTTCCCGCGGCCGGGGAATACGCCGCACGTCTGCACTCCGTACTCGAGGAGCTGAAGGACATCGACAACGCCGCCGCCGCCGACAGCGAACGCCTCGATGCCGACCCCGAACGGCTGGCCAAACTCGCCGCACGCCTCGACGCCCTCTATGCCCTGCAACAAAAACACCGTGTCGCCTCCGAAACGGAGTTGATCGCAGCCCGCGACCGCTATGCCGCACAACTCGCCGCCATCGTACACGGCGACGAAGAGATCGCAGCGGCTGAAAAAGAACTGGACGCGGCCGCGCAGAAGGCCGGCGCGTTGGCCGACAGGCTGCACAAGGCACGTGCAAAAGCCGCCCCGGCCTTCGAAAAACAGATCCTGGAGACACTCGCCCAGCTGGGCATGCCCGAAACCGTATTCAAGGTGACGCTCACCCCGCTCCCCGACCTCGGGCGCACGGGACGCGACGGCGTGGCGTTCCTCTTCTCGGCCAACCGCAACGCGACGCCACAGAGCGTCGAACGTATCGCCTCGGGCGGTGAGCTCTCGCGGGTCATGCTGGCGCTCAAATCCCTGCTGGCCCGGCGCATGCAGTTGCCGACGGTCATCTTCGACGAGATCGACACGGGCGTCTCGGGGCGCATCGCCGACGCCATGGGCGAGATCATCGAATCGCTCTCCGCGACGTTGCAGGTCGTGGACATCACCCACCTGCCGCAGGTGGCGTCGAAAGGCGCAGCCCATTTCGTGGTCTACAAACGCGACGGGCGCACCGGCATCGCCCGCCTGACGGACGAGGAGCGCATCACCGAGATCGCCAAGATGCTCTCCGGCAGCCGCATCACCGATGCCGCCATAGCCCAGGCACGCATCCTGCTGGGCAAATAA
- the greA gene encoding transcription elongation factor GreA: MAKEIIYLTAEGYKKLKDELDHMRSVERPAISAAIAEARDKGDLSENAEYDAAREAQGLLEMRIAKLEDSLANARVIDESKIDKSKVQILSKVSLLNHNTKKEVAYTIVAEHEANLREGKLAIGTPIAKALLGHKKGDRVDVEVPAGTIHFEILDISI, from the coding sequence ATGGCAAAAGAGATTATTTATCTGACAGCGGAGGGTTACAAAAAACTCAAGGATGAGCTCGACCACATGCGTTCCGTCGAGCGTCCGGCGATATCGGCGGCTATTGCCGAAGCGCGCGACAAGGGTGACCTTTCGGAGAACGCAGAGTACGACGCCGCCCGCGAGGCGCAGGGTCTGCTGGAGATGCGTATTGCCAAGCTGGAGGATTCGCTTGCCAATGCCCGGGTGATCGACGAGTCGAAGATCGACAAGAGCAAGGTGCAGATACTGAGCAAGGTGTCGCTGTTGAACCACAACACCAAGAAGGAGGTGGCTTACACGATCGTCGCCGAGCACGAGGCCAACCTGCGCGAAGGCAAGCTGGCGATCGGTACGCCCATCGCCAAGGCATTGCTGGGGCACAAGAAAGGCGACCGCGTCGACGTGGAGGTGCCCGCCGGGACGATCCATTTCGAGATCCTCGACATCAGCATCTGA